From a single Candidatus Hydrogenedentota bacterium genomic region:
- the mpl gene encoding UDP-N-acetylmuramate:L-alanyl-gamma-D-glutamyl-meso-diaminopimelate ligase, producing MHPAGKMHISGIGGTAMVAGARLAIEAGWELRGSDNPLYPPTSDMVAALGVPVYTGYEAANLDWGPDVVLVGNALSRGNPEVEAALSRRMHFMSLPEWLKEHVLRARRPVAVCGTHGKTTTTAMTAHVLEVCGLAPGWLIGGQPLGFEHSARLGAPGAPFVIEGDEYDTAFFDKRAKFLHYLPEIAIVTSVEFDHGDIYHDLGEIETAFQRMLRQIPREGWLFCCADNHAAHLKKHAFCNVATYGFNEDADWRGAAETVDGERRLVVRRGGKRFLDVRPAMAGRHNWQNALAAIAAAAALGADPETIAEGLRTFPGVRRRMEVFLRHHGAEFVDDFAHHPTAVRETIAAARDHWPQSRLLVLFEPRSNTTVTNAFQGELTEAFRGADQLWLGPIHRGERIPEAERLDRAAMARELAAHGVRAAVADDVPALAEQVWKESRPGDVVLVMSNGAFGGIYGMFKDMAGE from the coding sequence ATGCACCCTGCTGGAAAAATGCACATCAGCGGCATTGGCGGCACGGCGATGGTGGCCGGGGCGCGCCTGGCCATCGAGGCGGGATGGGAGCTGCGCGGCAGCGACAACCCGCTCTACCCGCCGACCTCGGACATGGTGGCGGCGCTCGGCGTGCCGGTCTATACCGGTTATGAGGCCGCCAACCTGGACTGGGGCCCCGACGTGGTGCTGGTGGGCAACGCCCTGAGCCGGGGCAATCCGGAGGTGGAGGCGGCGCTGTCCCGCAGGATGCATTTCATGAGCCTGCCCGAATGGCTCAAGGAGCATGTGCTCCGCGCGCGCCGGCCCGTGGCCGTGTGCGGCACCCACGGGAAAACCACCACCACGGCGATGACGGCGCACGTGCTGGAGGTCTGCGGTCTCGCGCCGGGCTGGCTCATCGGCGGGCAGCCCCTGGGCTTCGAGCACTCCGCGCGGCTGGGCGCGCCGGGTGCGCCCTTTGTCATCGAGGGCGACGAGTACGACACGGCCTTTTTCGACAAGCGGGCAAAGTTCCTCCACTACCTGCCCGAAATCGCCATTGTGACCTCCGTCGAGTTCGACCACGGCGACATCTACCACGACTTGGGGGAGATCGAGACAGCCTTCCAGCGGATGCTGCGCCAGATACCCCGCGAGGGCTGGCTCTTCTGCTGCGCCGACAACCACGCGGCCCATTTGAAAAAACACGCCTTCTGCAACGTGGCCACCTACGGTTTCAACGAAGACGCCGACTGGCGCGGCGCGGCGGAGACGGTGGACGGCGAGCGGCGGCTGGTGGTGCGGCGCGGGGGAAAGCGTTTTCTCGATGTGCGCCCCGCCATGGCCGGGCGGCACAACTGGCAGAACGCTCTGGCGGCCATTGCGGCGGCGGCGGCGCTGGGCGCGGATCCCGAAACCATTGCGGAGGGGCTGCGCACCTTTCCCGGCGTGCGCCGCCGGATGGAAGTCTTTCTCCGGCACCATGGCGCGGAGTTTGTGGACGACTTCGCCCACCACCCCACGGCGGTCCGCGAGACCATCGCCGCCGCGCGGGATCACTGGCCGCAGTCCCGCCTGCTGGTTCTTTTCGAGCCTCGGTCCAACACCACCGTCACCAACGCCTTCCAAGGGGAGCTTACGGAGGCGTTCCGGGGGGCGGACCAGCTCTGGCTCGGCCCCATCCACCGGGGGGAGCGCATTCCCGAGGCGGAGCGGCTGGACCGCGCGGCAATGGCGCGGGAACTGGCCGCGCACGGTGTCCGCGCCGCCGTGGCCGATGATGTCCCCGCCCTGGCGGAACAGGTGTGGAAGGAGTCCCGTCCGGGCGACGTGGTGCTTGTCATGAGCAACGGCGCCTTCGGCGGGATTTACGGGATGTTCAAGGACATGGCCGGGGAATAG